One Desulfovibrio sp. ZJ209 genomic window carries:
- a CDS encoding adenylyltransferase/cytidyltransferase family protein → MQPRILTVGVFDYFHYGHVRLFNQIKSLYPRSHLIVAVQDEDSILKYKPDAIIFYSTEVRCELVRALRLVDEVITYKNVADIVREADFDIFAVGEDQDHPGFRRAIGYCRRQGREILRLSRTPNISSTTLKENFTCKGDA, encoded by the coding sequence ATGCAGCCGCGAATATTGACCGTCGGCGTCTTCGACTATTTCCACTATGGTCATGTGCGCCTCTTTAATCAAATAAAAAGTCTCTATCCGCGTTCACATCTCATAGTTGCCGTGCAGGATGAGGACTCTATCCTCAAGTATAAGCCGGATGCGATCATTTTTTATTCCACCGAGGTCCGCTGTGAGCTGGTGCGCGCGTTGCGGCTGGTGGATGAGGTGATCACCTACAAAAATGTGGCCGACATTGTCCGCGAGGCGGATTTCGACATTTTCGCCGTGGGGGAGGATCAGGACCACCCCGGTTTCCGGCGGGCCATCGGGTATTGCCGCCGGCAGGGACGTGAAATCCTGCGGCTTTCCCGCACCCCGAACATCAGCTCCACCACGTTGAAAGAAAATTTTACCTGCAAGGGGGACGCATGA
- a CDS encoding glycosyltransferase family 2 protein, which produces MKLSIILPCYNVGETLRRCLDSILMQRINFSCEIIAVDDGSTDGTPDILREYAGRDARLVVLTNESNLGNALAFKRGAEASRGNYLCVLDGDDYYTVRDKLQRQADFLDGDTEGNYAAVSHKYLTVLPDGCIESDPRLFAPACEHTYFEFLKHSFYCHTSTMMYRNVFKNREIPILQTQRGDTIRTLIAMNATCGRVKVLDFVGSVYTLNPKGIWSSLDAEEKKKLDIATWKSCLRHVESQREKAIIGEVVKCLERQQAAAETKKTAWPVPALLAHLATGWANILAFRERDLAFRKLYTSDFIDSFCESLGFITKTRLEIAPAAKPDAKHVAFVISALNKTGGGVYQEILELVTMLGGRKIALFLTDMTGMEEFTEAMKEDWGAFRDVTFTFLKNIPAPLPALMERIAAFNPGKIYWYCGHNNTLADAALQDYGAKNIVPFSFDHGFSLGLSNTNIDLFIAKTPKDYKLLSERFGDRVIYIPCWSVAPKTTINYAPLGGHEKLTTATAAARFYKYEGDILGNFVHFILCLLQATGGKHIHYGPLPEEIRQRLARAMKRNGVAEHRFCHVEWANNLPDSMLSREVDLFISPFPISSIKLNLQCMAAGIPMLVYAGGLTRIEQNDFLYPEVLKWRTRKEFFDIVTSLTREKLAALSATGVQYFKTHNDLSAALPYVLFDRCREAVPIPPPFIDNHIIDINEVRELMGLSSP; this is translated from the coding sequence ATGAAGCTTTCCATCATCCTCCCCTGCTATAACGTCGGCGAAACGCTCCGGCGTTGCCTGGATTCCATCCTGATGCAACGCATAAACTTCAGCTGCGAAATCATCGCCGTTGACGACGGCTCCACGGACGGGACGCCGGACATCCTGCGGGAGTATGCCGGCCGTGACGCGCGGCTCGTGGTGCTCACCAACGAAAGCAACCTCGGAAACGCCCTGGCATTCAAGAGAGGGGCCGAAGCTTCGCGGGGCAATTACCTCTGCGTGCTGGACGGCGATGACTACTACACCGTTCGCGACAAGCTCCAGCGCCAGGCGGATTTTCTGGACGGCGACACTGAAGGAAACTACGCGGCCGTCTCCCATAAATACCTGACCGTGCTCCCCGACGGGTGCATAGAGAGCGACCCCAGGCTTTTCGCCCCGGCGTGCGAGCACACCTATTTCGAGTTCCTCAAGCATAGTTTCTACTGCCACACGTCGACGATGATGTACCGCAACGTCTTCAAGAACCGGGAAATCCCCATTCTGCAGACGCAGCGCGGCGATACCATCAGAACGCTCATAGCAATGAACGCCACCTGCGGGCGCGTGAAAGTTCTTGATTTCGTGGGCTCTGTCTATACCTTGAACCCAAAGGGCATCTGGTCCTCGCTGGATGCAGAAGAAAAGAAAAAACTGGACATCGCCACATGGAAGTCGTGCCTGAGGCATGTGGAAAGCCAGCGGGAAAAAGCGATCATCGGCGAGGTGGTCAAGTGCCTTGAGCGGCAGCAGGCGGCAGCGGAGACAAAAAAAACGGCATGGCCGGTTCCGGCGCTGCTCGCCCACCTCGCCACTGGCTGGGCGAACATCCTTGCCTTCAGGGAGAGAGACCTGGCATTTCGCAAGCTCTATACGTCCGATTTTATCGACAGTTTTTGCGAATCCCTCGGGTTTATCACGAAAACCCGGCTGGAAATCGCGCCGGCAGCCAAGCCTGACGCGAAACATGTGGCGTTTGTCATATCTGCGTTGAACAAAACAGGGGGCGGGGTCTACCAGGAAATCCTCGAGCTTGTAACCATGCTCGGCGGCAGAAAGATTGCCCTTTTTCTTACCGACATGACGGGCATGGAGGAATTCACGGAAGCCATGAAGGAAGATTGGGGCGCCTTCCGTGATGTCACCTTCACCTTCTTAAAGAACATACCGGCCCCCTTGCCCGCCCTCATGGAGAGGATCGCTGCCTTCAATCCCGGAAAGATTTATTGGTATTGCGGACATAACAACACCTTGGCGGATGCGGCCCTTCAGGACTATGGCGCGAAAAATATCGTTCCTTTCTCGTTTGATCACGGGTTTTCGCTTGGGCTGTCCAATACCAACATTGATCTCTTCATCGCCAAAACGCCCAAGGACTACAAACTGCTTTCGGAAAGATTCGGCGACAGGGTCATCTACATCCCCTGCTGGAGTGTGGCCCCCAAAACGACAATCAACTACGCCCCCCTGGGCGGTCATGAAAAGCTGACCACAGCCACCGCCGCGGCCCGTTTTTACAAGTATGAGGGCGACATCCTCGGAAACTTCGTGCACTTTATCCTCTGCCTGCTCCAGGCCACAGGCGGAAAACATATCCATTACGGGCCGCTGCCGGAAGAAATCAGGCAGCGGCTTGCACGGGCCATGAAAAGGAACGGCGTAGCGGAGCACCGCTTTTGTCATGTGGAGTGGGCCAACAATCTCCCGGATTCCATGTTGTCCCGCGAGGTCGACCTTTTCATCTCGCCGTTCCCCATAAGCAGTATAAAGCTAAATTTACAATGCATGGCCGCCGGTATCCCGATGTTGGTCTATGCTGGTGGCCTGACAAGGATAGAGCAGAATGATTTTCTTTATCCCGAGGTCCTGAAATGGCGGACGCGAAAAGAATTTTTCGATATCGTCACGTCACTGACCCGGGAGAAACTGGCCGCGCTTTCGGCAACGGGAGTGCAGTATTTCAAAACACACAATGACCTCTCGGCGGCGTTGCCCTATGTTCTTTTTGACAGGTGCCGCGAGGCTGTACCCATCCCGCCTCCCTTTATTGACAACCATATCATTGATATAAATGAAGTGAGAGAGCTCATGGGGTTGAGCTCCCCATGA
- a CDS encoding ribbon-helix-helix protein, CopG family, with product MAQTQISLDTAILDQLDATAASLSLSREEALREAIVNYCAYEGWFRAKVEEGERDYRAGRYVSQEEATRLAEERRKKLLAMAEQQ from the coding sequence ATGGCTCAGACGCAGATTTCCTTAGATACGGCCATTTTGGATCAACTGGATGCAACGGCCGCATCGCTCTCGCTTTCCCGCGAGGAAGCCCTGCGGGAAGCTATCGTCAATTATTGCGCGTATGAGGGCTGGTTCAGGGCCAAGGTTGAGGAAGGCGAGCGAGACTACCGGGCAGGCCGATACGTTTCGCAGGAAGAGGCCACGCGTCTTGCCGAGGAGCGTCGGAAGAAGCTTTTGGCTATGGCAGAACAGCAATGA
- a CDS encoding class I SAM-dependent methyltransferase — translation MIDYTSIRAFWESRSRRATERPESLVNFEEDGLRLREKVAGETRAVMPLLELGPGVRILDMGAGYGQWALRFAPSARSVTAVDYQQNFLERGRESAEKAHLHNIEFVQSPVEAYIPDNTFDRIFFSGIFVHLADDLIRRMLANVLPALHVDGLVILREPTSILQDSYMLDRIYSKALDCEYSALYRTASQFKTLFADFGLSCRKEGQIFPEGSSQNKFPETRLRYYTFGKREER, via the coding sequence ATGATCGACTACACCAGCATCAGGGCGTTCTGGGAATCCCGGAGCCGGCGAGCCACAGAACGCCCCGAAAGCCTCGTTAATTTTGAGGAGGACGGGCTGCGCCTGAGAGAAAAGGTCGCGGGCGAAACCCGCGCTGTCATGCCCTTGCTCGAACTTGGTCCCGGCGTCAGGATACTTGACATGGGCGCCGGCTACGGCCAATGGGCGTTGCGTTTCGCGCCGTCAGCGAGAAGCGTGACAGCGGTGGATTACCAGCAGAATTTTCTGGAACGCGGTCGTGAGAGCGCCGAAAAAGCGCATCTGCACAACATCGAATTTGTCCAAAGTCCCGTGGAAGCCTATATCCCCGACAACACTTTCGACCGCATCTTCTTTTCCGGCATTTTTGTCCATCTTGCGGATGACCTCATCCGGCGTATGCTGGCCAATGTGCTGCCGGCCTTGCACGTGGACGGCCTTGTCATCCTGCGCGAGCCGACCAGCATCCTGCAGGACAGCTATATGCTGGATCGTATCTATTCCAAAGCCCTGGATTGCGAGTATTCCGCACTCTACAGGACCGCCTCCCAATTCAAAACTCTGTTCGCAGATTTTGGGCTGTCATGCCGCAAAGAAGGCCAGATTTTTCCCGAGGGTTCTTCCCAAAACAAGTTTCCCGAGACAAGGCTTCGTTATTATACTTTTGGAAAACGTGAAGAACGATGA
- a CDS encoding DegT/DnrJ/EryC1/StrS family aminotransferase: MVLHGAKNAGCDVAGVQAHGAQRADLSVKYLDLRKINERIRHDIAGRLDSILDDGRYIGGPWNERFCRNFAAYCGTSYAVGVGNGLDALRILLQASGLGAGDEVLVPANTFIATILAISQAGCVPVLVEPDPETFNIAPENLEAALTPRTRAIMAVHLYGRAAPMDALRDFAVSHGLKLFEDAAQAHGALLAGRRAGNLSDAAGFSFYPGKNLGCLGDGGMITTNDPQLAEAAAMIANYGSREKYVHQRKGCNSRLDDFQAAVLDRKLEDLDRDNAIRREIAGLYAARITNPLVALPAMPTNAEEHVWHIYAVRVAGRDAFRRHMERLGVETLVHYPTPPHRQRAFAEFAGLSLPVTEAIHREVVSLPLHPVMTEAEIEKVVEAANAWQG; this comes from the coding sequence ATGGTGCTCCATGGCGCCAAAAATGCGGGCTGCGATGTGGCGGGCGTCCAAGCGCACGGGGCGCAGCGTGCAGACCTTTCGGTGAAATATCTCGACCTGCGCAAAATCAACGAACGCATCCGCCACGACATCGCCGGGCGCCTGGACAGCATCCTCGACGACGGCCGCTATATCGGCGGCCCGTGGAACGAGCGCTTTTGCCGGAATTTCGCCGCTTACTGCGGCACAAGCTATGCCGTGGGCGTGGGCAACGGCCTTGACGCCCTGCGCATCCTGCTGCAGGCGTCCGGGCTCGGGGCGGGCGACGAAGTCCTGGTGCCGGCCAATACCTTCATCGCCACCATCCTGGCCATCAGCCAGGCAGGGTGCGTGCCCGTATTGGTCGAGCCGGACCCGGAAACCTTCAACATCGCCCCGGAAAACCTCGAGGCCGCCCTGACGCCGCGCACGAGGGCCATCATGGCCGTGCATCTCTATGGCCGCGCGGCGCCCATGGACGCCCTGCGGGACTTTGCCGTGAGCCACGGCCTGAAGCTCTTTGAGGATGCGGCGCAGGCCCACGGTGCCCTGCTGGCGGGGCGCCGCGCCGGCAACCTTTCCGACGCCGCCGGCTTTTCGTTCTATCCCGGCAAGAACCTCGGCTGCCTGGGCGATGGCGGCATGATCACGACCAATGACCCGCAGCTCGCCGAGGCCGCGGCAATGATCGCCAATTACGGCTCAAGGGAGAAATACGTCCACCAGCGCAAGGGCTGCAACTCGCGCCTTGATGACTTTCAGGCCGCGGTGCTGGACCGCAAACTGGAGGATCTTGACCGGGACAATGCCATCCGCCGCGAGATCGCGGGCCTCTATGCCGCCAGGATCACCAATCCGCTCGTGGCGCTGCCGGCGATGCCCACGAACGCCGAGGAGCATGTCTGGCATATCTATGCCGTGCGCGTTGCCGGGCGTGACGCATTCCGGCGGCACATGGAGCGCCTGGGGGTGGAGACCCTTGTGCACTATCCCACGCCTCCGCATCGCCAGCGGGCTTTCGCGGAGTTCGCGGGCCTCTCCCTGCCCGTCACGGAGGCCATCCACAGGGAGGTCGTTTCCCTGCCGCTCCATCCCGTCATGACGGAAGCCGAAATCGAAAAAGTCGTGGAGGCCGCCAATGCCTGGCAAGGATAA
- a CDS encoding glycosyltransferase codes for MPGKDKLLSVCCLGYRHAPYIRDCITSIWQDSWPHIEIVAMDDGSGDGSVELLKELQSQSPCPFLVLEQENSGNVPANFNRLLKASHGEFVLFTSLDDMQIPGALEARMERLLEDGHRVFAAHTKAFALGEDKKLRPEETPLAGKSPDAAGLLELERTLFHSFYIQGAVFRRSAVEAVNGFSETMIGDDIVLRTKLLFHILAHPGLTFSLIDEPGFIYRRHAGNISRNVMRQLELAFQYWERFWQGKPYPAMMKCWLLEGLNVVPYKDILRAFTLTGHASRFLLDTDIQEALRLSAARSLLNGGETHAHRAAAAI; via the coding sequence ATGCCTGGCAAGGATAAACTGCTCTCGGTGTGTTGCCTCGGCTACAGGCACGCGCCGTACATCCGGGACTGCATCACCTCCATCTGGCAGGACAGTTGGCCGCATATCGAAATCGTCGCCATGGATGACGGCTCCGGGGACGGCAGCGTTGAACTGCTCAAGGAGCTCCAGAGCCAAAGCCCCTGTCCTTTCCTCGTGCTTGAACAGGAAAATTCCGGAAACGTACCGGCGAACTTCAACCGGCTGCTCAAGGCCAGCCATGGGGAGTTTGTCCTGTTCACCTCCCTTGACGACATGCAGATACCCGGGGCTCTCGAGGCGCGGATGGAGCGCCTGCTCGAAGACGGGCATCGCGTGTTCGCCGCGCACACAAAGGCCTTTGCGCTCGGGGAGGACAAAAAGCTGAGGCCGGAGGAGACGCCCCTGGCGGGCAAGTCCCCGGATGCCGCAGGCCTGCTGGAGTTGGAACGCACCTTGTTCCATTCGTTCTACATTCAGGGGGCCGTGTTCCGCAGGAGCGCCGTTGAGGCGGTCAACGGCTTCAGCGAAACCATGATCGGCGACGACATCGTCCTGCGCACAAAGCTTCTCTTTCATATCCTTGCCCATCCGGGACTGACTTTTTCCCTGATCGACGAGCCCGGCTTCATCTACCGGCGCCACGCGGGCAATATTTCCAGAAATGTCATGCGCCAACTGGAGCTCGCCTTTCAGTATTGGGAGAGGTTCTGGCAGGGCAAGCCTTACCCCGCCATGATGAAGTGCTGGTTGCTGGAAGGGCTCAATGTGGTCCCCTACAAAGACATCCTGCGGGCCTTCACCTTGACGGGGCACGCATCGCGATTTCTTCTGGACACGGACATCCAGGAGGCGCTGCGTCTCAGCGCGGCCCGGTCCCTGCTCAACGGGGGTGAAACCCATGCCCATAGAGCTGCCGCCGCAATTTGA
- a CDS encoding type II toxin-antitoxin system RelE/ParE family toxin — protein sequence MKVVWTASALSERDKLIFFIAKDNLTAALEIDDRLTSTADSLGQFPFRGKLGRESNSRELVVHRNYLLVYGVDTDAGIIYIKAVLHTSQQYPPEDIG from the coding sequence ATGAAGGTTGTTTGGACTGCTTCAGCCTTATCTGAACGTGACAAGCTGATTTTCTTCATCGCCAAAGATAATCTCACAGCCGCCCTTGAGATAGATGACCGCCTCACCAGCACGGCGGACTCATTGGGCCAATTTCCTTTTCGTGGCAAGCTGGGCCGTGAAAGCAATTCCAGAGAGCTGGTCGTACATAGGAACTATCTCCTTGTTTACGGCGTGGATACAGACGCTGGTATTATCTATATCAAAGCTGTCCTCCATACTTCCCAGCAATACCCACCCGAGGACATCGGCTAG
- a CDS encoding helix-turn-helix transcriptional regulator gives MSYHIRNLQRIEKGEQQPGVNLALRLLAAIGAEPGAFMQKLADECLPGLPHSLSPMGHVTISYEMPQMKEGQKSLFGLFLVQARVAAAVSQTAMAKAAGYNLRNINGVESGRQDPGIMTALALVKATGADVGDFFNALSLRWNELLFNKKN, from the coding sequence ATGAGCTACCATATCCGAAATCTGCAACGCATCGAGAAGGGCGAACAGCAGCCCGGGGTCAACCTGGCCTTGAGGCTGCTCGCCGCCATCGGGGCCGAACCGGGGGCCTTCATGCAGAAGCTCGCGGACGAATGCCTCCCCGGCTTGCCGCACAGCCTGTCGCCGATGGGCCACGTTACGATTTCGTACGAGATGCCACAGATGAAGGAGGGCCAAAAATCGCTCTTTGGCCTGTTCCTGGTCCAGGCAAGGGTGGCGGCGGCTGTTTCGCAAACGGCAATGGCCAAGGCTGCGGGCTACAATCTGCGAAACATCAATGGTGTGGAGAGTGGCCGGCAGGACCCGGGAATCATGACGGCCCTCGCCTTGGTCAAGGCAACAGGTGCAGACGTAGGTGATTTCTTTAATGCTCTCTCCTTGCGCTGGAACGAGCTCCTCTTCAACAAAAAAAATTAA
- a CDS encoding acyltransferase, with protein sequence MIHNLSDVQTTAIGEDTCVWQFCVILPGARIGARCNIASHCFIENDVVIGNGVTIKCGVQLWDGTRVEDDVFIGPNATFCNDRHPKSRNRHWTLEGIHIGRGAAIGANATILPGVTIGENAVIGAASIVTKDVPAGLTVKGKY encoded by the coding sequence GTGATTCACAATCTTTCTGATGTACAAACCACTGCCATTGGCGAAGATACTTGCGTCTGGCAGTTTTGCGTCATCCTCCCGGGGGCGCGCATCGGCGCGCGCTGCAATATCGCCAGCCACTGCTTCATTGAAAATGATGTGGTCATCGGCAATGGCGTGACGATAAAATGCGGGGTGCAGCTTTGGGACGGCACGCGCGTGGAGGATGACGTCTTCATCGGCCCCAACGCGACCTTTTGCAACGACAGGCACCCGAAATCGCGCAACCGCCACTGGACGCTGGAGGGCATCCATATCGGGCGCGGGGCCGCCATAGGGGCCAACGCGACCATCCTGCCGGGCGTGACCATCGGTGAAAACGCCGTCATCGGGGCGGCCAGCATCGTCACGAAGGATGTGCCCGCGGGCCTGACGGTGAAGGGGAAATACTGA
- a CDS encoding FdtA/QdtA family cupin domain-containing protein codes for MYRLEHFAIHGDHAGSLVALEKGLDFSFDIKRIYYIWGTVRDAIRGRHAHRNLKQVIICLAGSCDFTLDDGRERVTYHLDSPSTGLYVENFVWREFTNFSQGCIVMVLASEHYDTTDYIRSYEEFMELCKSDSQSF; via the coding sequence ATGTACCGCCTAGAACATTTTGCCATCCATGGCGACCATGCGGGCAGCCTCGTCGCCCTGGAGAAGGGCCTTGATTTCAGTTTCGATATCAAGCGCATCTACTATATCTGGGGCACTGTCCGGGATGCCATTCGGGGGCGGCATGCGCACCGCAATCTCAAGCAGGTGATCATCTGCCTCGCGGGCAGCTGTGACTTTACGCTCGATGACGGGCGCGAGCGCGTCACCTACCATCTGGACAGCCCCTCCACTGGGCTCTATGTGGAAAATTTCGTCTGGCGTGAGTTCACGAATTTTTCGCAAGGCTGTATCGTCATGGTGCTCGCCTCAGAACACTATGACACGACCGACTATATCAGGAGCTATGAAGAATTTATGGAGTTGTGCAAAAGTGATTCACAATCTTTCTGA
- a CDS encoding glycosyltransferase — protein sequence MRNHESSLIIPVYNKWELTRKCLKSIAENTDLSKIQVIVVDNASSDATARGCPFLGKQLFGDSFTYIRNEANRNFAGACNQGAHAARGEFLIFLNNDTEVQAGWYEPLIGDFTTYPDIAATGPLLVYPQETPLGRTVQHLGIFISPAYTLGHLYEGIPAASPLARKRRFFQAITGACLVVRKSLFQEAGAFDEGFINGFEDVDLCARLGQKGYRMTVNPDALVIHHESQTHGRHAHEEENSRRLVGKSLLLLTPDWHLLTQNDGLFLDVTEWLTYCPMLPERTAARLDALAREAGLARIKELLVGYPFWQAGWERAIAHAPTPREQGGLFEMYLKLFHTPRTAAAAYDLGKQTGNAGLCSTSESILRSYADDTPETFLERARGSADWCRKLGLTEMLERHEAWIKNYENFTRVEYPRFAKNLLRIAEDTGLSLPPNDPRAYALWVFGRELPEQKLASRERAGGAFSLLMPVYAPKPAHLRAALDSVLAQTHHDWELCIADDASPGTETAAIIREYMEKDARIRAVFRERNGRIAAATNSALEMAAHPWAVLMDQDDLLTPDALAVMARAIEANQEGMLFYSDEDKINDAGSLFNPHFKNSAWDWELLSAQNFVCHLGVYRTDRLRAIGGFRPGFEGAQDHDMLLRYVTGLDGSRLVHVPHVLYHWRAHEGSTAGSINAKAYALDNARKAVQQWLDSTSPGARAEDAPVAQWVRVRYPAPAARPSASIICEIPSRDFDLAAHARALAKQAGWPHELIYTCAAEDRDFWEATLEGLQAAGLPVLLRAAGAPHAINAAADAASGEILGFVTPHAVATSQDWLEETVSALWRPGIGAVGGKTVLRAARAIAHAGYMADASGRMGPLFGLAGAEALVHFGWNWLPRTVDALDGLFLFTRAEDFRNAGGLDVSMGSWALQDYCLRLGQRGRRSVWWPFATLFVAGPPKSLMSRAPAAFAAHWDGRLRAFNKNLRIDGKGFSLCTA from the coding sequence ATGCGAAACCATGAATCCTCCCTCATTATCCCTGTATATAATAAATGGGAGCTGACGCGAAAATGCCTGAAAAGCATTGCCGAAAATACGGATTTATCCAAAATACAGGTTATCGTTGTAGATAACGCTTCCTCCGATGCCACAGCCAGGGGCTGCCCTTTTCTGGGCAAACAGCTTTTTGGTGATTCCTTCACCTATATTCGCAACGAGGCAAATCGCAATTTCGCAGGCGCGTGCAACCAGGGGGCCCACGCAGCCCGGGGCGAGTTCCTCATCTTCCTCAACAATGACACCGAAGTACAGGCGGGCTGGTACGAGCCCCTGATTGGCGACTTCACCACGTATCCCGACATCGCCGCCACGGGGCCGCTCCTGGTCTACCCCCAGGAAACGCCCCTCGGGCGCACGGTGCAGCATCTGGGGATCTTCATTTCCCCGGCGTACACACTGGGCCATCTTTACGAGGGCATCCCGGCCGCGAGCCCCCTGGCCCGCAAACGGCGTTTCTTCCAGGCTATCACCGGCGCCTGTCTCGTCGTCAGGAAATCCCTGTTTCAGGAGGCAGGCGCCTTTGACGAAGGTTTCATCAACGGCTTTGAAGACGTGGACCTGTGCGCGCGCCTGGGCCAGAAGGGCTACCGCATGACCGTCAACCCTGACGCCCTCGTCATCCATCACGAAAGCCAGACCCACGGGCGCCATGCGCATGAGGAGGAAAATTCCAGGCGTCTCGTGGGAAAAAGCCTGCTCCTGCTCACCCCCGACTGGCATCTTCTCACGCAGAATGACGGCCTGTTTCTCGATGTCACTGAATGGCTCACCTACTGCCCCATGCTGCCCGAAAGGACGGCCGCCAGGCTGGACGCACTGGCGAGGGAGGCCGGGCTTGCGCGGATAAAGGAACTGCTGGTCGGCTATCCCTTCTGGCAGGCCGGCTGGGAACGTGCCATCGCCCACGCGCCCACGCCCCGGGAGCAGGGCGGGCTTTTCGAGATGTACTTAAAATTGTTCCATACTCCGCGCACGGCCGCCGCGGCCTATGACCTCGGAAAACAGACCGGCAATGCCGGGCTGTGCAGCACGAGCGAGAGCATATTGCGCTCTTATGCAGACGACACTCCCGAGACCTTCCTGGAGCGCGCCCGGGGGTCCGCGGACTGGTGCCGCAAGCTGGGCCTCACCGAAATGTTGGAACGCCATGAGGCATGGATAAAGAATTACGAAAATTTCACCCGGGTTGAATATCCGCGTTTTGCGAAAAATCTTTTGCGAATCGCGGAAGATACCGGCCTCTCCCTGCCGCCCAACGATCCACGGGCCTATGCGCTCTGGGTCTTCGGCCGTGAACTGCCGGAACAGAAACTCGCCAGCCGGGAAAGGGCAGGGGGCGCCTTTTCCCTCCTGATGCCGGTATATGCCCCGAAGCCGGCCCACCTCCGCGCCGCCCTCGATTCCGTCCTTGCCCAGACACACCACGACTGGGAGCTGTGTATCGCCGACGATGCCTCCCCGGGCACGGAAACGGCGGCCATCATCCGCGAATACATGGAAAAGGACGCCCGCATCCGCGCCGTCTTCCGCGAGCGCAACGGCCGCATAGCCGCGGCCACCAATTCCGCGCTGGAAATGGCGGCACATCCGTGGGCCGTCCTCATGGACCAGGATGACCTGCTCACACCGGATGCCCTCGCCGTCATGGCCCGGGCCATCGAGGCCAACCAGGAGGGCATGCTCTTCTATTCCGACGAGGACAAAATCAACGACGCGGGCAGCCTTTTCAACCCCCATTTCAAGAACAGCGCCTGGGACTGGGAATTGCTCTCCGCGCAGAACTTCGTCTGCCACCTTGGCGTGTACAGGACGGACCGCCTGCGCGCCATCGGCGGCTTCCGGCCTGGGTTTGAGGGCGCCCAGGACCACGACATGCTGCTGCGCTATGTGACGGGCCTTGACGGGAGCCGGCTCGTCCATGTGCCGCATGTGCTCTACCACTGGCGCGCGCACGAGGGCAGCACGGCAGGAAGCATCAACGCCAAGGCCTATGCCCTCGACAATGCGCGCAAGGCCGTCCAGCAATGGCTTGACAGCACCTCCCCGGGCGCTCGCGCCGAAGACGCCCCTGTGGCGCAGTGGGTGCGGGTGCGCTATCCGGCACCGGCCGCAAGACCTTCTGCCAGCATTATCTGCGAGATCCCCTCGCGGGACTTCGACCTCGCCGCCCACGCCAGGGCGCTTGCAAAACAGGCCGGCTGGCCGCATGAGCTCATCTACACATGCGCGGCCGAAGACCGTGATTTCTGGGAAGCCACGCTGGAGGGGTTGCAGGCCGCGGGCCTTCCCGTCCTGCTCAGGGCTGCCGGGGCCCCCCACGCCATCAACGCGGCGGCGGACGCGGCCAGCGGCGAGATCCTGGGTTTCGTGACACCGCACGCCGTCGCCACAAGCCAGGACTGGCTTGAAGAAACCGTCTCCGCGCTCTGGCGCCCGGGCATCGGCGCGGTGGGGGGAAAGACCGTGCTCCGGGCCGCGCGCGCCATTGCGCATGCCGGTTACATGGCAGACGCCAGCGGGAGGATGGGCCCCCTGTTTGGCCTGGCAGGGGCCGAAGCCCTCGTGCATTTCGGGTGGAACTGGCTGCCAAGAACGGTGGACGCCCTCGACGGCCTGTTTCTCTTCACCCGCGCGGAAGATTTCAGGAATGCCGGGGGGCTGGATGTCTCCATGGGCTCCTGGGCCCTGCAGGACTATTGCCTGCGCCTCGGGCAGCGTGGCAGGCGCTCGGTCTGGTGGCCCTTTGCCACCCTGTTTGTCGCCGGCCCGCCGAAAAGCCTGATGAGCCGCGCCCCCGCCGCCTTTGCGGCACACTGGGATGGGCGGCTGCGCGCCTTCAACAAAAACCTGCGCATCGACGGCAAAGGCTTTTCGCTATGTACCGCCTAG